The DNA sequence CTGGCGGAGATAGCGACGGTTCTTCGGACCACTGAGGGATCGGTCCGCGGCAACTTGCAGCGCACCCGCAAGCGGCTGGCGGAAGCGCTGAAGGATTTCCGCCCATGAACGAACGCGGAGACCACATTGAGTCCGCCAGCTGTACAGCTCCCGGCATATGGCGTAACACTGGAGAACTGATGGATGCGAGAACCGGGGACCACCATGATGCCGTCGCTGACGCCACGGCATGGATCGCCGATGCCACCCGCCGATTGGCCGAGCTCGACGGCGGACCAGATGACTATGTACCGGGAGCATCCTGGAGTGAGGGTGGATCGGCTCTTGAGCAGCTGCGCGCCGCCGTCGCGCACCGGATCGCCGCACTTCCACGCAGGGGCAAGCCGATCAGCACGGCAATCCCGGGGATCACTGTCAGTCATCTTGCGTTGGCAAAAGCACTGGCATCAGGCCTGGCCGAGCTCGCCGCTGAGGCGTCAGCGGCGATCGCTGCCGTAGACGTGGAGGTGGACGCGCAGGCAGTGACAGCGCTCCGTATCAACCTGGTGGCCATCGGTGCCGGCGATCGTGACCACACCTACCTCGATGACGGTGACGCACTGCGGAAGCGAGCTGCCGCAGTGGTCAACGACATCATCGGTATCGAGCCACCGACCATAACCGTCACCTGGGAGGACATCGTCCTGCCGTCGTACTAGGTACCCACGGTCACGGGGTCTTAATTAATCTTTCACCTTTGCCATGGCGAGCACGTCCAGGCGCTTGTCCAGCTCCTCGATGCTCAGCTTGTCGCCGATGAGGCCGCGGTCGATGACGGTCTGGCGAATTGTCTTGCGCTGCTTGAGCGCCTCCTTGGCCACGGCCGCCGCTTCCTCGTAGCCGATCGCCGAGTTCAGCGGGGTAACGATCGACGGAGAGGATTCCGCCAGCGTCCGCAGGTGGTCCTCGTTGGCGATCAGGCCGTCCACGCACTTGTCGACGAAGAGGCGAGACACGTTGGCCAGCAGCGTGAATGACTCCAGCAGGTTGCGGGCCATCACCGGGATGTACACGTTGAGCTCGAAGGCGCCGGACAGTCCGCCCACGGTGATGGCGGCGTCGTTACCGATCACCTGTGCGGCCACCTGGGTGACTGCCTCGGGTAGCACCGGGTTCACCTTGCCGGGCATGATCGAGCTGCCGGGCTGCAGATCGGGCAGCTGGATCTCGCCCAGACCGGTCAGCGGGCCCGAACCCATCCAGCGAATGTCGTTGGCGATCTTGGTCAGCGACGCCGCGATGGTCTTCAGTGCGCCGGAAGCCTCGACCAGCCCGTCGCGCGCGGCCTGCGCCTCGAACGAATCCGTGGCCGTCTTCAGTTCCGAGAGGCCCGTCGACTTCTTCAGTACCTCAACAACTTTCGAACCAAAGCCATCGGGTGCGTTCAGGCCCGTGCCGACGGCGGTGCCACCGATGGGCAGCTCGCCCAGGCGGGGCAGGGTCGCCTTGACCCGCTCGATGCCGGCCTCGATCTGTCGGGCGTAACCACCGAACTCCTGGCCGAGAGTCACCGGCACCGCATCCATGAGGTGGGTGCGGCCGGACTTCACCACGGTCTTCCACGCCTTGGCCTTGGTGGCCAGCGCCTGCTGCAGGTACTCCAGCGCCGGAATCAGGTCGCGCGCAGCAGCTTCGGTCGCGGCCAGGTGGGTGGCCGTCGGGAAGGTGTCATTGGAGGACTGCGACATGTTCACGTCGTCATTGGGGTGAACAGTGGTGCCACCTAGTGCGGCGATCGACGCGATCACCTCGTTGGCGTTCATGTTCGAGCTGGTGCCCGAACCGGTCTGGAACACGTCGATGGGGAACTGGTCGTCATGCTTGCCGTCGGCGATTTCCTGTGCCGCAGCGATAATGGCGTCGGCCTTTTCCGGCGCGAGCAGGCCCAGGTCCTTGTTGACCTGGGCGCAGGCGCCCTTCAGCAGGCCGAGCGCACGGATCTGTGTGCGCTCCAGGCCACGCCCCGAGATGGGGAAGTTTTCGACGGCGCGCTGTGTCTGCGCGCGCCACAGTGCTTCCACGGGCACGCGAACCTCGCCCATGGTGTCGTGCTCGATGCGGTACTGCTGCCCTGGCTGGTCAGTCATGTGATTCCTTCTCGTCGTCGATGAGGGAGTGATCAGGGGAGGGGATGGGTGGCGTCGTCGTCGCCGGTGAAGTCGACCGCGGAGTATTCGCGGAGCTTGGTAAGGCGGTGGTATGCCTCGATCATCCGGACGGTGCCGGACTTGGAGCGCATCACGATGGACTGTGTGGTGCAGCCGCCGCCGAAGTATCGGACGCCCTGCAGCAGGTCGCCGTCGGTGACACCGGTCGCGCAGAAGAAGACGTTTTCGCCGGATACCAGGTCTTCGGTGGTGAGGATCTGGTCCAGGTCGTAGCCGGCGTCGATGGCCTTCTGGCGTTCCTCGTCATCGCGCGGAGCGAGCTTGCCGTGGATGGCGCCGCCCATGCAGCGCATGGCGGCAGCGGCGATGATGCCCTCGGGGGTGCCGCCGATGCCGAGCAGCATGTCGGTGCCTGAGTTCGGACGGGCCGTCGAGATCGCACCCGCCACGTCACCATCGGAAATCAGGCGAATGCGGGCGCCGGTCTCGCGGACGTTCTGGATGAGCTCGCCATGGCGGGGCCGGTCCAGGATGCACACGGTGATGTCGGAGACCGAACAGTTGCGCACCTTGGCGACGCGCTTGATGTTTTCCGAGACGGGTGCAGTGATGTCGATGACATCGGCGGCGTCGGGGCCGACGGCGATCTTCTCCATGTAGAAGACGGCCGACGGATCGAACATGGTGCCACGCTCGGAGACCGCGAGCACGGAGATCGCGTTCGGCATGCCCTTGCTCATCAGGGTGGTGCCGTCCACCGGATCCACGGCGAAATCGCAGTCCGGTCCGTCGCCGTTGCCGACATCCTCGCCGTTGTAGAGCATTGGGGCGTTGTCCTTCTCGCCCTCACCGATGACGACCACACCGCGCATGGAAACGGAGTTGACCAGCTCACGCATGGCGTCGACGGCGGCGCCGTCGCCCTTTTCCTTCTCACCGCGGCCGACCCATCGACCCGCGGCCATGGCACCCGCCTCGGTGACTCTGACCAGCTCTAATGCCAGGTTGCGGTCCGGGGCTTCTCTGCGCGACGGGCTCATGAGTTGTGATTCTTTCATGCGCGCCTGCAAGGATGGGGGCGTGGGAGGTGCACCAGATCCGGACCAAGATTCCGGACCCGACGATCGCATCGCCGTGCCCGCACCCCGGCCGGCCAAGCCGCGGTTGTTCCAAGATGGCCGCGACATGTTCTGGTCGATGGCTCCGCTGGTGGTCGCGTGCATCGTGCTGGCCGGCTTGTTGGGAATGTGCTCCTTCACTCCCAACGGCCCGACGGCCGGTGACCCGCCCTCCTATGACGCGCACGCCGCACTGCAGGGCGACGCCCGGCAGTTCTCGTTCCCGGTCCGGGAGCCGTCGCTGCCCGAGGGCTGGCGGGCGAATTCCGGGGGGCGAGACAGTGTCGAGGGAGTTCCGCTGACCAGGGTGGGATACCTGAGCCCATCGGGTGCCTACATGGCGGTGGTGCAAAGCGGCGCCCCCGAGGAGAAGCTCGTCCCGAAGCTGAACAGTGCACTCGTGCCACGCGGGCCCGAAGATGTGGACGGTGTGCGTTGGATCGCGTACGAGGGCGGCGAAGGTACCGAGCCGCTGTGGGTGACCCGACTGGACAACACGGTGACCGTCGCCGTCACCGGTGCCGGTAACACCGAGGCCTTCCAGACCGTCGCCCGCGCGGTACAGACGGCCAAGCCGCTGCCGCGCTGATCCGCTAGGTGTTGGTGCCGCGCGCCGCTACCGCCCAGTGCCGCGGACCATCCGCCGTGGCAATGACCAGCGAGTCGACCAGATTCACCGCGTTGCACAGATGATTCGGCGCGATGCGCAGGCGGGTGCCGGGAGATGGTGCAGCGCCGGGAAACTCGATGGTCGCGTGGTGCTCGGACAGTGCGACGATGCGGGCATCCGGCTCGTCGATCAGACGCCCGAAGCCAGTGGCCCACCCCGGCCGGTCGGCGCCCAGGATCTTGCTGCCCGCATCCACGATCGCGGTCCGGCCCCGGGTGTGCACCACGGTGGTGACGGCACTGAGTGCGATGTCGTCGAGCGTGCAGACGTCCAACTCGAATTGCTGTGCGTCGTTGAACGGGTAGACGCCGGGCCTCACCTCGGTCAACACAGTGTTGTCGGCGGAGTCGACGGTGGGGGTGGAGCCGCCGCTGCGCACCGAAGGTTCGATTCCCGCTGCACGCAGGCTGTTGGCTGCCGCGTCCAACGCCTGTGCTTCCTGCGCGGCGACCTCGGCACGTTGTCCAGGGGTGTAGCCGTGGCCCGGAAATGTGAAGACACCCACGACATTCAGCCCGGCCGAGCGTGCTGCTGTCGCCACCGCACCGGCTTCGGCCGGGGCTACCCCGGTGCGGTGATGTCCGGAATCGATCTCCACGACTACGGTGATGGGCAGATCGCCGAGGTGTTCGGCCAACTGCTGGGCACCCGCAACGGAATCCACCGCCACACGGAGCCCCGCGCGGGCAGACACCCGCCGCAGCCGATGTGCCTTCTGCGGGGTCAGCCACAGCGGGTAGGCGATGAATAGGTCGGTGAATCCCGCCTCGGCGAATACCTCGGCCTCGCCGATCGTGGCGACGGTAAGGCCAATCGCTCCGCTATCGATCTGGCGCTGTGCTATTTCAACGCACTTGTGGCTCTTGGCATGTGGCCGCAGCTGGACCCCGGTGCCGCGGAGACGTCCGGCGAGCCGTTCGATATTGCGGTCCATCACTGCCAAATCGACGGCCAGGAAAGGAGTGTCGATATCGTCCAGACCACCAGGCTCCGTCGTGTCAGACATGCTGCGACACTAACGGAGGCGATGCTAGTCATAATCCAGCCCGCGCTGCTCGAGCTGCCGCACGCCGTCGATTAGCTCGGCGCGCACCTGCTCGTAGCCGAGTTCGGCGACTCCTCAGGATGGCAGGGTTTTGGCCACCCACGCATTGATGTCGCCGCGGGTTAGGGCTTGTGCCAGCAGATCAGGGAACATGTCCGGCGTGCAGGCGAAGGCGGGTATCTCCATGGTCGCCAGTGCCGCCGCGATTTCCCGGTCGAACGCGGGGGCACCTTCGTCCGAAAGCGCCAGTAGCACGATCACCTGGATGCCCGCCGCTTTCATCTGTGCGGTACGAGCCAGCATCTTGTCTTTGAGACCGCCCTCGTAGAGGTCGGATATGAGGACGAACACCGAGTCTCGAGGCCGGGTAATCAATCCCTGGCAGTAGGCAATGGCGCGGTTGATGTCGGTACCGCCGCCGAGCGTCGCACCAAACAGGACATCCACCGGATCGGCGAGCTTATCCGTGAGATCCACGATCTCGGTGTCGAACAACACTAGTGAGGTGTGAACGGCGCGGATCGAAGCAAGCACAGCGCCGAACACCGACGAATACACGATCGAGTTGGCCATGGACCCGGACTGGTCGATGGCCAGCACAATGTCCCGGCCCACGATCTGCGACCGGCGCGCATACCCGACGAGCCGCTCCGGAACGATCGTCTTCTGCTCGGGTAGGTAGTTCTTGAGGTTCTTGCCAATGGTCCGGTTCCAATCGATATCAGCCGTGCGAGGTCGTTGGGTGCGGGCGGCGCGGTTCAACGCACCACCGACTGCCGTGCGTGTCTTGTCGGCGATGCGCCGCTCGATCTCGGCAACCACCTTGGCGACGACGGCTCGTGCTGACGCACGGGACGTCTCCGGAATCGCCTTGCCGAGACTTATCAGTGTGGCGACCATGTCCACATTCGCTTCGACGGTCTCGATGAGTTCTGGTTCGACAAGTAGCGCTGCGAGATTGAGCCTCTCCACCGCGTCTTTCTGCATTACCTGAACAACGGTGGAAGGAAAGTACTTTCGGATATCGCCGAGCCATCGGGCCACCGATGGAGCGGAGGAACCGAGCCCTCCCTTGCGATCGCCGTCGTACAGCGCGGCCAGCGCCTTGTCCATCGCCGACGCGTCGCCGGAGAGTGCGCCCAGAGATTCGGTGGATGGCTCCCCGAGTACCAGGCGCCAGCGGCGATCGCGCTCACTCATGGTCCAGCCCTAGGATTCGGGCGACGGTAGCGACAGCGGGCGCGGCTCGCTCGGTATCCAAGTCGGTGGACTCCAGGCAGGTAACCACTCCAGTCCCTGCGCGCAGGTTCTCGGCGATGTTGCGCCTGACCGGGGTCTCGAATTCCGAGAAGGTGCGGCGCAGCAGCGGCAGCAGATCGGTGAACGTGTCATCGCGAAGCTTGGTCAGCCATTCGTCGATAACGTTCAGCAGCATCCGATCGTGGACCAGTAGCACCCCTCCGCCTGCCAGGAAGCCCGCCAACCATTGCGCCTTATCGACCGGGGTTGCACTTGTCGACAAAGCGCGTTGCAGCCGGACGGCAGTCTCGTTGGCATCGATCCTTCTGGCATCGAACAGAATTCGAACCAATCGCCCAACCAGGATGCCGTTGACATCGCCGCGGTTGGCTAGCGCGATAAGAGTGGACAGCCAGTCGGCGCGACGCTCCTCGGACATTAGCGCGGTCGCATCGTTCACCCCATCGATGAGCGGCCGTAGTTGTTGGGCCGCGTCTTCACCGAGCCCGGTCACCGCGGCGGGCAGGCTGGCGCAGATGCGGACCAGCAATGAGGCGGCGACATCGGCGACGATCTGGATGCTGGTGCCGCGAACATCTCCGTACCGTTGCGCACGGGCCAATGCTGGCAGCGCGGCCATCAGGTGTTCGATATCACGGTCCACCGCGGCACGCGCGTCGAGTGCGGCCAGGATCGGTGAAATCGCCTGGGGGAGTTCGGCGAGCAGTGCGGCCTCGAGAGCGTCGGAGATGTGGGCCAGGGTCTCGGCCGAATCAGCGCGGTCTATGAGTCGGGCACTGGCGGCGGTCGCCACAGTACTTCCCCACACCGCGGCGACGACGATGTCAACGGCCAGCTCTGGTCGCCAAGTTAACGACCAGCCTTCCTTGAAGGTGCCGGTGCCGCGGGTCGCTGCCGGTGTTCCCCAACCGATATCCAAGGCATTGAGCCGGTGCAGCAGGTGGGACTTGCCAAGGTCATTAGGCTTACGAAGATCCAGCACCACCTCGATGGTCAGCGGATCAATTTTGAGGCGTAACGATTTCGCGGTGGCACGTAGGTCTGCCTCCAGCGGCACCATCGGAGTGTCATCGGGAATCGTACCCAGCGCCTCGCCGACGACGAGGTCGCGCCAGATGAGGTCGACGAGCATGGGTTCGCCCTCACACATCACCGCCTCGGTGGCCTCGGTGACTTCTGCGAGGCCGGCCAGCGGACGTCGGCGCATGGTGGCAAGGGCGTCGGCGAGCCTGGCACTTTCGATGATATGCGCCGACGACACCGGAACATCCTTCTCGCGCAGTCGATACGCGACCGACGTGAGCCAGCGTTCGACCGGCCTATCAGGTGCGGTAAACAGGTGGTGGTACCAGCCAGGGGAGAGTACACCGGCTCCGTAGCCGGACGCGTACGCCAACCGGGAGTGCGTCCACGGCACCCAGGTGAGTTGGGTCTTGCGTTTGGGAGTATCGCGAAGGAGTGCGGTGTCCGCGGTCGCGGTGGTTAGCTTGCCGGTGAGGGCCGGCGCATGCCAGGCTCCGCACACTACCGCGACGTGGCCGACATCGGACGCTTTCATATTCTTGCGCAGTACCTGCCGCATGTGGGCTTCGCGACGCAGATCGCGGTCATCAACCCCGTCTTGACGCAGCTCACCCATGGCTTCTGTAATGGCATCGAATCCTTGGTCGCCAGAACGTGATTCGATGACGTCGTCCCACCATCGTTCCGGGTCGTCATAACCGGCGGCGTTGGCAAGTGCGGCGATCGGGTCTGTGCGCGGACTGTCGGCATTGCTGTTGTCGCTGCGGGACTCGCGTTCGCTTTCGGCCAGCACCGTGCCGGTTGGTTGATCGCAGAATCCGACGGGTACTCCACGGCTAGACGCCCACACCATCGCCTGCCACTCCGGCGAGAACACTCCCAGTGGCCAAAACGCGGAGAGTCTTGGATTATCGGGTGCGTATCCGAGAATGGCGACCGGTGGGATCATGCCCTCGGCAGTGACCAACGGTATGAGATGGTCGGCGTCGCTGGGCCCTTCGATGAGAATTCGATCAGGGTTGATTCGATCGAGGGCTGCCAACACCGCTCGTGCCGATCCGGGACCGTGGTGGCGCACTCCTAAGACGTGAACGGTGGCGGTCACGTGTGTTCCCGGCAAGCACGGTAGAAGTCATTCCAGTCCTGGCGTTCCCGGACCACGGCTTCCAGGTACTCGGTCCACACCACGGCGTCGGCGACCGGATCTTTGATGACCGCGCCGACGATTCCGGACGCCACATCGCCTGGTCGCAGCACTCCGTCACCGAAGTGGACGGCCAAGGCTATT is a window from the Mycobacteroides salmoniphilum genome containing:
- a CDS encoding class II fumarate hydratase, whose protein sequence is MTDQPGQQYRIEHDTMGEVRVPVEALWRAQTQRAVENFPISGRGLERTQIRALGLLKGACAQVNKDLGLLAPEKADAIIAAAQEIADGKHDDQFPIDVFQTGSGTSSNMNANEVIASIAALGGTTVHPNDDVNMSQSSNDTFPTATHLAATEAAARDLIPALEYLQQALATKAKAWKTVVKSGRTHLMDAVPVTLGQEFGGYARQIEAGIERVKATLPRLGELPIGGTAVGTGLNAPDGFGSKVVEVLKKSTGLSELKTATDSFEAQAARDGLVEASGALKTIAASLTKIANDIRWMGSGPLTGLGEIQLPDLQPGSSIMPGKVNPVLPEAVTQVAAQVIGNDAAITVGGLSGAFELNVYIPVMARNLLESFTLLANVSRLFVDKCVDGLIANEDHLRTLAESSPSIVTPLNSAIGYEEAAAVAKEALKQRKTIRQTVIDRGLIGDKLSIEELDKRLDVLAMAKVKD
- the glpX gene encoding class II fructose-bisphosphatase, translated to MSPSRREAPDRNLALELVRVTEAGAMAAGRWVGRGEKEKGDGAAVDAMRELVNSVSMRGVVVIGEGEKDNAPMLYNGEDVGNGDGPDCDFAVDPVDGTTLMSKGMPNAISVLAVSERGTMFDPSAVFYMEKIAVGPDAADVIDITAPVSENIKRVAKVRNCSVSDITVCILDRPRHGELIQNVRETGARIRLISDGDVAGAISTARPNSGTDMLLGIGGTPEGIIAAAAMRCMGGAIHGKLAPRDDEERQKAIDAGYDLDQILTTEDLVSGENVFFCATGVTDGDLLQGVRYFGGGCTTQSIVMRSKSGTVRMIEAYHRLTKLREYSAVDFTGDDDATHPLP
- a CDS encoding DUF4245 domain-containing protein; its protein translation is MPAPRPAKPRLFQDGRDMFWSMAPLVVACIVLAGLLGMCSFTPNGPTAGDPPSYDAHAALQGDARQFSFPVREPSLPEGWRANSGGRDSVEGVPLTRVGYLSPSGAYMAVVQSGAPEEKLVPKLNSALVPRGPEDVDGVRWIAYEGGEGTEPLWVTRLDNTVTVAVTGAGNTEAFQTVARAVQTAKPLPR
- a CDS encoding alanine racemase, whose protein sequence is MSDTTEPGGLDDIDTPFLAVDLAVMDRNIERLAGRLRGTGVQLRPHAKSHKCVEIAQRQIDSGAIGLTVATIGEAEVFAEAGFTDLFIAYPLWLTPQKAHRLRRVSARAGLRVAVDSVAGAQQLAEHLGDLPITVVVEIDSGHHRTGVAPAEAGAVATAARSAGLNVVGVFTFPGHGYTPGQRAEVAAQEAQALDAAANSLRAAGIEPSVRSGGSTPTVDSADNTVLTEVRPGVYPFNDAQQFELDVCTLDDIALSAVTTVVHTRGRTAIVDAGSKILGADRPGWATGFGRLIDEPDARIVALSEHHATIEFPGAAPSPGTRLRIAPNHLCNAVNLVDSLVIATADGPRHWAVAARGTNT
- a CDS encoding VWA domain-containing protein; protein product: MSERDRRWRLVLGEPSTESLGALSGDASAMDKALAALYDGDRKGGLGSSAPSVARWLGDIRKYFPSTVVQVMQKDAVERLNLAALLVEPELIETVEANVDMVATLISLGKAIPETSRASARAVVAKVVAEIERRIADKTRTAVGGALNRAARTQRPRTADIDWNRTIGKNLKNYLPEQKTIVPERLVGYARRSQIVGRDIVLAIDQSGSMANSIVYSSVFGAVLASIRAVHTSLVLFDTEIVDLTDKLADPVDVLFGATLGGGTDINRAIAYCQGLITRPRDSVFVLISDLYEGGLKDKMLARTAQMKAAGIQVIVLLALSDEGAPAFDREIAAALATMEIPAFACTPDMFPDLLAQALTRGDINAWVAKTLPS
- a CDS encoding DUF5682 family protein gives rise to the protein MTATVHVLGVRHHGPGSARAVLAALDRINPDRILIEGPSDADHLIPLVTAEGMIPPVAILGYAPDNPRLSAFWPLGVFSPEWQAMVWASSRGVPVGFCDQPTGTVLAESERESRSDNSNADSPRTDPIAALANAAGYDDPERWWDDVIESRSGDQGFDAITEAMGELRQDGVDDRDLRREAHMRQVLRKNMKASDVGHVAVVCGAWHAPALTGKLTTATADTALLRDTPKRKTQLTWVPWTHSRLAYASGYGAGVLSPGWYHHLFTAPDRPVERWLTSVAYRLREKDVPVSSAHIIESARLADALATMRRRPLAGLAEVTEATEAVMCEGEPMLVDLIWRDLVVGEALGTIPDDTPMVPLEADLRATAKSLRLKIDPLTIEVVLDLRKPNDLGKSHLLHRLNALDIGWGTPAATRGTGTFKEGWSLTWRPELAVDIVVAAVWGSTVATAASARLIDRADSAETLAHISDALEAALLAELPQAISPILAALDARAAVDRDIEHLMAALPALARAQRYGDVRGTSIQIVADVAASLLVRICASLPAAVTGLGEDAAQQLRPLIDGVNDATALMSEERRADWLSTLIALANRGDVNGILVGRLVRILFDARRIDANETAVRLQRALSTSATPVDKAQWLAGFLAGGGVLLVHDRMLLNVIDEWLTKLRDDTFTDLLPLLRRTFSEFETPVRRNIAENLRAGTGVVTCLESTDLDTERAAPAVATVARILGLDHE